The following are encoded in a window of Desulfurobacteriaceae bacterium genomic DNA:
- a CDS encoding methyl-accepting chemotaxis protein — protein MKVKYLLPATVIGALLIFIGFFVYYSTKSVEIFSSQFGKLSEGIATSAFEASYDALRKGNMLLFENILKTISKEEGIKEFSLADEDGIVRYSSDPKKKNIIVDVDSLLNLGEKNSNGLIVLDNEKLKEKIIIKPVFTIKYCLRCHVNWKEGRVNSYYILKIDTSKLAEVISTNQKVLAGFVFIALITIVVIYLLIRYTIIQPLEEIREALEEISRGNLDVKPYIKVKNEFREVGKSLNRTLKSIKFIFSQIEKFATEVADGNVFVDIDYGNAPGVYKDILLRLMDISDSLKKFVRILENTLVKIEEMNLGVKVGKTSSNNLIEISRAFQVIFKEFSASIAELLEELLETISTFNTQNERTKEISKKMLGLVDTLKGLKKDMERICVSSEATSKKLEKTELSFREMESTIEKRMNELNKIIEMILSISEQTNLLALNAAIEAARAGEQGKGFAVVAEEVRILSQRVSEQAKEIKGIISNFFEDMDKMVFVHLSQLLSEVKSSMENLSQVVRKASDTAQKKAEEAETLQSEVASLMELSNKSKEKIGAIVKRFGSGD, from the coding sequence ATGAAAGTAAAGTACCTTCTTCCGGCAACTGTTATTGGGGCTTTACTGATTTTTATAGGTTTTTTTGTGTATTATTCAACTAAAAGTGTTGAAATTTTTAGTTCTCAGTTTGGAAAGTTAAGTGAAGGTATAGCTACATCTGCCTTTGAAGCTTCTTACGATGCTTTACGAAAAGGAAACATGCTTTTGTTTGAAAATATTTTAAAAACCATTTCCAAGGAAGAAGGAATAAAAGAATTTTCTCTTGCCGATGAAGATGGGATAGTTAGATACTCTTCTGATCCTAAAAAGAAAAATATAATTGTAGATGTTGACAGTTTGTTAAATCTTGGAGAAAAAAACTCAAACGGTTTAATCGTTTTGGATAATGAAAAATTAAAAGAAAAAATCATTATAAAGCCTGTGTTTACTATCAAGTACTGTTTAAGATGTCATGTAAATTGGAAAGAAGGAAGAGTTAACTCATACTACATTCTTAAAATAGATACCTCAAAGCTTGCAGAAGTGATTAGTACCAACCAAAAAGTTCTTGCAGGTTTTGTATTCATTGCTCTTATCACTATCGTTGTAATCTATCTTTTAATCAGGTATACAATTATTCAACCTCTTGAGGAAATAAGAGAAGCTTTAGAGGAGATATCAAGAGGAAACTTGGACGTTAAGCCCTATATAAAAGTCAAAAATGAATTTCGGGAAGTTGGAAAGTCATTAAATAGAACTTTAAAGAGCATTAAGTTTATCTTTTCTCAAATAGAAAAGTTTGCCACAGAAGTTGCCGATGGAAATGTGTTTGTCGATATAGATTATGGAAACGCTCCCGGTGTGTATAAAGATATTCTTTTAAGGCTTATGGATATCTCTGATAGTCTAAAGAAGTTTGTAAGAATATTAGAGAATACTTTAGTTAAGATAGAAGAAATGAACTTAGGGGTTAAAGTAGGAAAGACCTCTTCTAACAACTTGATAGAAATATCCAGAGCTTTTCAAGTTATATTTAAGGAATTTAGTGCATCTATAGCTGAACTTCTAGAAGAACTCTTAGAGACAATTTCTACTTTTAATACTCAAAACGAAAGAACAAAAGAAATTTCAAAAAAAATGTTGGGATTGGTGGATACTCTTAAAGGTTTAAAGAAGGATATGGAAAGAATATGTGTATCTTCGGAAGCTACAAGTAAGAAGTTGGAAAAAACAGAACTTTCCTTTAGAGAAATGGAAAGTACAATAGAGAAAAGGATGAACGAACTTAATAAAATTATTGAGATGATTCTTTCTATTTCTGAACAGACGAATCTTCTTGCATTAAATGCAGCAATAGAAGCGGCAAGGGCAGGAGAACAAGGAAAAGGCTTTGCTGTCGTTGCAGAAGAGGTCAGAATTCTTTCTCAAAGGGTTTCAGAACAAGCTAAGGAAATAAAAGGAATAATATCTAATTTTTTTGAAGATATGGACAAAATGGTTTTTGTTCACCTTTCTCAACTTCTTAGTGAAGTGAAAAGTAGTATGGAAAATCTTTCTCAGGTTGTTAGAAAAGCTTCAGATACAGCTCAGAAAAAGGCTGAAGAAGCTGAAACTCTTCAGTCAGAAGTTGCTTCCTTAATGGAATTATCAAACAAGTCTAAAGAGAAAATAGGTGCAATTGTTAAAAGGTTTGGGAGTGGAGATTAA
- a CDS encoding FeGP cofactor biosynthesis guanylyltransferase HcgB family protein: MLEEYKVFRKAISESLEGKRKGDKPSETALIRESIRKGKLGIVSSNSVKFNLMKNTISTFGINKVKWVKIPTENFDLTDIPALFKALAGRNVEDCDFFLARGRLGVPGSGALTVLIDKLGRILSAVTSPPHHLHCLSLETAVILDTIRVLRRIGFSLSHKGITEKTKTVYSSLSLLDVAREIARKKAEPLQKFRGERLLIVGGYLAGIFLPEFLSKNFSEIFIYDKEEKVLELTKKCGTAYLTPDKNKEYDLVLDLTGYGGANVKEKTVEGFKGKVVVSELASGIQNFEKKGSPDYILKPKVLFANTSGTMTLTVKVARKVADNLEKEKDVLYAVPQLLFAESFLFNLKKR, translated from the coding sequence ATGTTAGAAGAATACAAAGTTTTCAGGAAAGCAATTTCTGAATCCCTTGAAGGAAAAAGAAAAGGAGATAAACCTTCTGAAACGGCATTAATTAGGGAAAGTATAAGAAAAGGTAAACTGGGCATCGTATCTTCAAATAGTGTTAAATTTAACTTAATGAAAAATACTATTTCCACTTTTGGAATAAATAAAGTTAAATGGGTAAAAATACCTACAGAAAATTTTGATTTAACGGATATACCTGCATTATTTAAAGCTTTAGCGGGAAGAAACGTTGAGGATTGCGATTTCTTCTTAGCACGAGGAAGGTTAGGAGTTCCCGGTTCAGGTGCTTTAACAGTACTTATAGATAAACTTGGAAGAATTTTGTCCGCAGTAACCTCTCCTCCACATCACCTTCACTGCTTAAGTTTAGAAACAGCAGTCATTCTCGATACCATTAGAGTTCTTAGAAGAATTGGTTTCTCTCTCAGCCACAAAGGCATAACAGAAAAAACAAAAACTGTATATTCATCGTTATCTCTTCTTGACGTAGCAAGAGAAATTGCCAGAAAGAAAGCAGAACCTTTACAAAAATTTAGAGGAGAAAGGCTTTTAATTGTAGGGGGATACTTAGCAGGAATCTTTTTACCTGAATTCCTAAGTAAAAATTTCAGTGAAATTTTCATTTATGATAAGGAAGAAAAAGTGCTTGAACTTACAAAAAAATGCGGTACTGCTTATCTTACTCCCGATAAAAATAAAGAATACGACCTAGTCCTTGACCTTACAGGTTATGGTGGAGCTAACGTAAAGGAAAAAACTGTAGAGGGCTTTAAAGGAAAGGTAGTTGTTTCCGAATTAGCTTCCGGTATACAAAACTTTGAAAAAAAGGGATCTCCCGATTACATCTTAAAACCAAAAGTTCTTTTTGCAAATACTTCTGGAACGATGACTCTTACCGTGAAAGTAGCAAGAAAAGTAGCAGATAACTTAGAGAAAGAAAAAGATGTTCTTTATGCAGTTCCTCAACTGCTTTTTGCTGAAAGTTTTCTTTTTAACTTAAAAAAGCGTTAA
- a CDS encoding ThiF family adenylyltransferase, producing MDKVLLLEKKLQPFGKVVLLGAGRLGIRVFEKLIMVHRGGFKILEVFDGACVEGNDTYHLLKGSVLGENKASFLERVFINNDKTIISRPKFFSDEDFESLKNSKVVISTIAGGNTLNLISKVANFCVKNKIHFITTNGVFGFGNESIKIFKSLNKVTEGPALFLKEEKDFPSDSSLITFIGTGKLIKDGLPITSTNLEKIAEAISVEALKILYLEKNREDK from the coding sequence GTGGATAAGGTTTTACTGCTTGAAAAAAAACTTCAACCTTTTGGAAAAGTTGTCCTTCTTGGAGCAGGAAGACTTGGAATAAGAGTTTTTGAAAAATTGATAATGGTACATCGGGGAGGATTCAAAATATTGGAAGTCTTTGATGGAGCTTGCGTGGAAGGGAACGATACGTATCATCTGCTAAAGGGATCAGTCCTTGGTGAAAACAAAGCATCTTTCCTAGAAAGAGTATTTATTAACAATGATAAGACAATAATTTCAAGGCCCAAATTTTTTTCGGACGAAGATTTTGAAAGTTTGAAAAATTCAAAGGTTGTAATTTCTACAATAGCAGGGGGAAATACTTTAAATCTTATCTCAAAGGTTGCAAATTTTTGTGTTAAAAATAAGATTCACTTCATAACAACAAACGGAGTTTTTGGTTTTGGAAACGAAAGCATAAAGATTTTTAAAAGTCTAAATAAAGTTACTGAAGGTCCAGCCCTCTTTTTAAAAGAAGAAAAAGACTTTCCTTCAGACTCCAGCCTGATAACTTTCATTGGAACCGGAAAACTAATAAAAGACGGCTTGCCAATAACCTCTACAAATTTAGAAAAAATAGCTGAAGCTATTTCAGTAGAGGCACTTAAAATCCTTTATCTTGAAAAGAATAGGGAGGATAAGTAA
- a CDS encoding Nif3-like dinuclear metal center hexameric protein, whose translation MSLHWKEFEDFIKGLLPPSLALDKDFYGWLGSIRPKKVKKVAVVVDVPISLNSFEDYDVIVSHHLPPFIPQKPVFVVHTPLDRVEWGCNKKLGEKIGLEDLKFLDETRLGMVGSWKKNKKEALENIFKEFNLKFSRFYIPEEEIEKVAVFSGCGLNFVPFIEKVESEGVDLVISGDLTHHIALKLKSKGIGFIEIPHYKCEIPGTMELANRLREKVQAEFVDVGEPYSYFCIS comes from the coding sequence TTGAGTTTACACTGGAAAGAGTTTGAAGACTTCATAAAAGGACTGTTACCTCCATCTCTTGCTTTAGATAAAGACTTTTACGGTTGGTTAGGAAGTATTAGACCTAAGAAAGTTAAAAAAGTAGCCGTTGTTGTTGATGTTCCGATTTCTTTAAATTCTTTTGAAGACTACGACGTTATCGTATCTCATCACCTACCACCGTTCATTCCTCAAAAGCCCGTCTTTGTAGTTCATACTCCACTTGACAGGGTGGAGTGGGGATGCAACAAGAAACTTGGAGAGAAGATAGGCTTGGAAGACCTTAAATTCTTAGACGAAACACGGTTAGGAATGGTAGGAAGTTGGAAGAAGAATAAAAAAGAGGCATTAGAGAATATTTTCAAAGAGTTCAACTTAAAGTTTTCCCGATTTTACATACCTGAGGAAGAAATTGAAAAAGTAGCTGTTTTCAGTGGTTGCGGCTTAAACTTTGTCCCTTTTATTGAAAAAGTAGAAAGTGAAGGTGTTGATTTAGTTATTTCTGGAGATTTAACTCACCATATAGCTTTGAAGCTAAAGAGTAAAGGTATAGGTTTCATAGAGATTCCCCACTATAAGTGTGAAATTCCCGGAACTATGGAACTAGCAAATAGGTTAAGAGAAAAGGTACAAGCGGAGTTTGTGGATGTTGGAGAACCGTACTCTTACTTTTGTATCTCTTGA
- the hmdC gene encoding 5,10-methenyltetrahydromethanopterin hydrogenase cofactor biosynthesis protein HmdC, translating into MEILNLIEDTINGDLNAQYTLYKIEKEKENLDLIFKAIENLSTEKLLVLGRKFKEFPFGCDLNEIMVDVVSIRQNVEEIKGGFRLVDRLGFPIHVCSYVVAELAEKLKKTPLQLMEGFRSLTQMPIDVDHFGKYGPMRYPEEIVKCPADCYRSGKVFNGCPRGRIHKRLIEKEKAFLDEREGWVELVQSISVSFMSFQKENSHSASIEETLSVVELAKEKGKGTGAIICVGDGKDDLLKGLKACIEHEIDEIVIEGGPYNKASNPERKVLEATVMARITSVGKIVATNGQYENELRLALRGGLNSVISGFPGNHHAYMSGYTPSEATVNKFGLPKVMEIMAQEVTDSLFPVPCDKESLMVIAKSAKFLGKEYLYPEGKLGNIPIGDAHWLLVYSSPLSKNIQLEWNLKKLSSFLKEKEIKKVGLLGCRFVAWGIAKAISPFVKEILVSDKDKRVEEITYKIFKENLNVKITPCNGSDEMCIEKSDISILTSFIPSLIKKFTQRKKVLVLEKVC; encoded by the coding sequence ATGGAAATCCTAAATCTAATAGAAGATACTATAAATGGAGATCTTAACGCCCAGTATACTCTTTATAAAATAGAAAAAGAAAAGGAAAATCTTGACCTGATATTCAAAGCTATAGAAAACCTTTCTACGGAGAAACTTTTAGTTTTAGGCAGAAAGTTTAAAGAGTTTCCTTTCGGGTGTGACCTAAATGAAATAATGGTGGATGTGGTAAGCATTAGGCAGAATGTTGAAGAGATAAAAGGAGGCTTTCGTCTCGTAGATAGATTAGGCTTTCCTATTCATGTGTGTTCGTACGTTGTTGCAGAATTGGCAGAAAAATTGAAAAAAACTCCTTTACAACTTATGGAAGGATTTAGAAGTTTAACTCAAATGCCGATTGATGTTGATCACTTCGGAAAATATGGACCAATGCGGTATCCAGAAGAAATAGTAAAATGCCCTGCAGATTGCTATCGTTCCGGTAAGGTGTTTAACGGATGTCCAAGAGGAAGAATTCATAAAAGGTTAATAGAAAAAGAAAAAGCCTTTTTAGATGAAAGGGAAGGTTGGGTAGAATTAGTACAATCTATAAGCGTTAGTTTTATGTCGTTCCAAAAAGAAAACTCTCACTCTGCTTCAATAGAAGAAACTTTATCGGTCGTAGAACTCGCAAAAGAAAAAGGAAAAGGAACTGGAGCCATAATTTGTGTCGGAGACGGAAAAGATGACCTTCTAAAAGGCTTAAAGGCCTGCATTGAACATGAAATAGATGAAATAGTTATAGAAGGGGGGCCTTACAACAAGGCCTCTAATCCAGAAAGGAAGGTTTTAGAAGCTACAGTAATGGCAAGAATAACATCGGTAGGGAAAATCGTTGCAACAAATGGCCAGTACGAGAATGAGTTAAGACTTGCTTTACGTGGAGGATTAAATAGCGTGATTAGTGGCTTTCCAGGGAATCACCACGCTTACATGTCAGGTTACACTCCTTCTGAGGCTACCGTTAACAAGTTTGGACTTCCCAAAGTAATGGAAATAATGGCACAGGAAGTTACAGATTCCCTATTTCCAGTTCCTTGTGACAAAGAATCACTAATGGTAATAGCAAAGTCTGCAAAGTTTTTAGGAAAAGAGTATTTGTATCCTGAAGGGAAATTAGGAAATATTCCTATAGGAGATGCTCATTGGCTTTTGGTTTACTCTTCTCCTCTTTCAAAAAATATTCAACTAGAATGGAATTTAAAGAAACTTTCTTCTTTTCTAAAAGAAAAAGAAATTAAAAAAGTTGGTCTTTTAGGATGCAGATTTGTCGCTTGGGGAATAGCAAAAGCTATTTCTCCATTTGTTAAAGAAATTCTAGTAAGCGATAAAGACAAAAGAGTGGAAGAGATAACCTACAAAATTTTTAAAGAAAATCTCAACGTCAAGATAACTCCTTGTAATGGAAGTGATGAAATGTGCATAGAGAAATCGGATATTTCTATTTTGACATCTTTTATTCCTTCGCTAATCAAAAAATTTACACAAAGGAAAAAGGTCTTAGTTCTAGAAAAGGTATGTTAG
- a CDS encoding FeGP cofactor biosynthesis protein HcgF family protein, protein MLENRTLTFVSLECFTHCEIGMEVHKKSAPYVKNRWNISVVFSAFAPSISIIEKLLGVKLPKPKKEINNIKIYDEKGDIEVCAILSERLLQLFGSDIVVVSSAGEGRGCVIVKFKGKTFVIHSDFEVKNFEKAEEKEIRMRKNSAKEKTLKLLENLLR, encoded by the coding sequence ATGTTGGAGAACCGTACTCTTACTTTTGTATCTCTTGAGTGTTTCACCCACTGCGAAATAGGTATGGAAGTTCACAAAAAATCGGCTCCATACGTTAAAAATAGATGGAACATTTCTGTCGTTTTTTCAGCTTTTGCACCTTCCATTTCCATTATAGAAAAGCTTTTAGGTGTAAAGCTTCCAAAGCCCAAAAAAGAGATAAACAATATAAAAATCTACGACGAAAAAGGAGACATAGAGGTCTGTGCCATCTTAAGTGAAAGATTATTGCAGCTTTTCGGTAGCGACATAGTCGTTGTGTCCAGTGCAGGAGAAGGAAGAGGATGCGTTATTGTAAAGTTTAAAGGAAAAACGTTCGTTATACATTCTGACTTTGAAGTAAAAAATTTTGAAAAGGCAGAAGAAAAAGAAATTAGAATGAGAAAAAATTCTGCTAAGGAAAAAACTCTAAAGCTTTTAGAAAACCTTTTAAGGTAG
- a CDS encoding hydrogenase small subunit, producing the protein MDLERREFFKYLAYLGGLLGLPSTVSKAYGETLKRIKEGEIRILILSGQSCSGCLLSSTYSDSPYFSDLVLMIKSFFTTTFSASDGEEYLREVFSIIERGNYILTLEGSVPGNPMFCEFGDYPYTEVLLKAVKNASFIVNMGTCASFGGIPAADGNPTGAMSVSEFLKRQGLSVPYINVPGCPVRSDRILSTWLYIATFEKLPPLHKKLKIPKMFFGDLIHNNCERYQYFNQDVYASYPGDGRKCLLAIGCRGPITRGDCSYVRWNCGKNYCISAATPCIGCSNPNFPFKEPMYVSKKEILKDIKIEEK; encoded by the coding sequence ATGGATTTAGAGAGGAGGGAGTTTTTTAAGTATTTAGCCTATTTGGGAGGACTTTTAGGATTACCTTCTACTGTTTCTAAGGCTTATGGAGAGACATTAAAGAGAATAAAGGAAGGAGAAATAAGAATACTTATTCTTTCCGGTCAATCGTGTTCAGGATGTTTACTCTCCTCTACTTATTCAGATTCTCCTTACTTTAGTGACCTTGTTTTGATGATTAAATCTTTCTTTACTACAACTTTTTCGGCTTCAGATGGGGAGGAATATTTAAGAGAAGTTTTTTCCATTATAGAGAGGGGAAACTACATCTTAACTCTTGAAGGAAGCGTTCCTGGAAATCCTATGTTTTGTGAGTTTGGAGACTATCCTTATACTGAAGTGCTTTTAAAAGCTGTAAAAAATGCTTCTTTTATAGTAAATATGGGGACGTGTGCTTCTTTTGGAGGTATTCCTGCAGCAGACGGAAATCCTACAGGCGCAATGTCTGTTTCAGAATTTCTTAAAAGACAAGGTTTATCAGTGCCTTATATAAATGTTCCTGGCTGTCCTGTTAGATCGGATAGGATACTGTCTACTTGGCTTTACATTGCGACTTTCGAAAAACTTCCACCTTTACATAAGAAATTAAAAATTCCTAAGATGTTCTTTGGAGACTTAATTCACAATAACTGTGAAAGGTATCAGTACTTTAACCAGGATGTTTACGCATCCTATCCTGGAGATGGAAGAAAGTGTCTACTTGCAATAGGTTGTAGGGGACCTATTACTCGAGGAGACTGTTCTTACGTTAGATGGAACTGCGGAAAGAACTACTGTATTTCTGCAGCAACTCCCTGCATTGGTTGTTCTAATCCTAACTTTCCTTTTAAAGAACCAATGTACGTTTCAAAAAAAGAAATTCTTAAGGATATCAAGATAGAGGAAAAGTGA
- the hmdB gene encoding 5,10-methenyltetrahydromethanopterin hydrogenase cofactor biosynthesis protein HmdB gives MSNSCSLRKKCAYCGFAVGTSSDGYFFLTEKREKEVLIAAKSIERSGIQRVSISAGYGNFKKVLRAVEIVKENTNLKVLVNVGGDLTKEKILTLKKVGVDTICCNLETINEKLFKKLKPDDSLKDRIKICYLIKEAEIELSSGILLGIGESEKDRRKHINLLRDIAPEEIPLMRFHPYKDTPMENHPKAPFELLVSTIEKIRKNFPKSLRITIPFPTISKKELPTVIEKGANDIATVVPRDYPLLVKGVGSPKVGILEEILEIIESLGVKTNVRRIQSFQESNF, from the coding sequence GTGAGTAATTCTTGTAGTTTACGAAAAAAGTGTGCCTACTGCGGTTTTGCGGTAGGCACATCTTCTGATGGTTATTTTTTTCTAACCGAAAAAAGAGAAAAAGAAGTTTTAATTGCGGCAAAGAGTATTGAAAGAAGTGGAATACAGCGAGTAAGTATTTCAGCTGGCTATGGAAACTTTAAGAAAGTCTTACGGGCTGTAGAAATAGTAAAGGAAAACACCAATTTAAAAGTTTTAGTAAACGTTGGGGGAGATTTAACAAAAGAAAAGATTTTGACCCTTAAAAAGGTAGGAGTTGATACTATTTGTTGTAATTTAGAAACCATAAATGAGAAACTATTTAAGAAATTGAAACCTGATGACTCTCTGAAGGACAGAATAAAAATTTGTTATCTCATAAAAGAAGCAGAAATAGAACTTTCTAGTGGTATTCTTTTAGGAATAGGAGAGAGTGAAAAGGATAGAAGGAAACACATAAATTTGCTTAGAGATATTGCCCCAGAAGAGATTCCTCTTATGAGATTTCATCCCTACAAAGATACCCCCATGGAAAACCATCCAAAAGCACCCTTTGAACTTTTAGTTTCTACAATAGAGAAAATTAGAAAAAACTTTCCTAAAAGTTTACGAATAACAATTCCCTTCCCAACTATTTCCAAAAAAGAATTACCAACTGTTATAGAAAAAGGCGCAAATGACATAGCAACTGTCGTTCCAAGAGATTACCCACTTCTTGTTAAAGGAGTAGGTTCTCCCAAGGTTGGAATTTTGGAAGAAATATTAGAAATTATTGAAAGTTTAGGAGTAAAAACGAATGTTAGAAGAATACAAAGTTTTCAGGAAAGCAATTTCTGA